A portion of the Micrococcales bacterium genome contains these proteins:
- a CDS encoding cadherin-like beta sandwich domain-containing protein: MAPALGIADTPKAAPAALLDATSPASGLVAPKAPGADGEAPDFEGLGDDVDLEKFPPPSRGLIPELWAGIQALTGPLPPQIAPGTAVPHRFDVVVANLYNSPTDFPSGPAPMSVSESEIDAMLADAADWWSEHTGLDFDFSTATSYAAINSSCDTLEGDALVAVGLSRGDLGPYLGTGRDLLILQVNRGCGGYEGVALNVPSPPSVFSGGAFEVVIRNFYDAARNQRRHAAVLAHEFGHTIGLGHSNLLDCTNVTLLGDDQVGPSWDGTHITDSSCTPLGYGDTYTVMGDFGGDFNLQDVGLTVAQRWWLGVTWHGHGAVFVDEASSDQIVTLARADQTGGDLPKGVVIPQNPGLGIEKAISLEYRPRGPNPTQLPGIYLVSFSDTEMRRLTPAGAKAGDLATRPHLPLRPGDMYVSADGAVRIETVSVGGTSAQVRLRVNAPGLRGALSIHKDGDTLTAVLGYSAGKATSVEYQWFRNGQPILGASQQTFTPSLPDPNAVFRVEATSSGSGIGPTTRTSRGIILDDHRFTTAGTSVTSLILDQNGQPVDCPGQMAFAIRTTSGLLVDTREVWVTQYPQPGTCRAYVTTGLTGVFAITAEIRRDPQPATYWQSLSAPMMISGTGSQAALWLLAGDRDSQFDSTVELRAAEDRPVLATVSVADEAGQPATGAAVQFTLPPGLVATPASTVTGSDGLASAQVTWDHSVPPPLSCSDMSVEASVAGHGVVAGSPASLYVCGGTQGRLQAWYEGQTTAVADGEDPVVVHMRIWDENGQPITNRAEALKAAFIEPPDGSGWSVIEQCGIPHPNSVSCEPPVWNEAQQDYSVVFTSLNVVAGRIEVTLEWEGARYQVELATKTRFVAGPPVKIAGGYSPGGVVYASAGGLCDDGAAAEASLQAVAVDANWNSVSRGNNRIRFSLPTGSPLVFRSDPEPLPGGWSNDYRVDVTSPVAGTYEVLASTADGSLSWTLPLTFEDGAPDPDTSSVTVSQGTRLANGRESHEVSVELQSVCHVPITGNSTAPKLRLEARDAGSGLIEPAVSSTSFSWDATTSTYRAAITSMKPGIFSLAVDHVKTPWMPPGPEEGVIRVNSTPVQVEFGPVGVDPDRSTLVIDAPGARVAGVEDQTAIVTIRDADGWLIIGAGSQVDVTLTWQLVADPSYSDSTTVTTENGVATIAFTDAKAGLYDVSASVNGAEVGGSPQQVRFVPGPPNSAVLITSPGSSVPADGTSPHLGEVALADQFDNPVADAAVEFTVSGSAQIVGAASPGNSLVVASSDLGIAAVEVTDATAELVELTALLPAASGLAVTGSPAELEFGSEPVLSDDSALASLTVTPGVLVPVFDPMVTVYGVSVANDVDSVTLVAEASDPAATVAGLGVKTLVVGGNELTVRVTAADGTSTDYMLL; this comes from the coding sequence GTGGCCCCGGCTTTGGGGATCGCTGACACGCCAAAGGCCGCCCCCGCGGCTCTGCTCGACGCAACGTCTCCGGCATCGGGCCTAGTAGCGCCCAAAGCCCCAGGGGCCGATGGCGAAGCCCCAGACTTCGAAGGCCTGGGCGATGATGTCGATCTCGAAAAGTTCCCCCCGCCAAGCCGCGGGCTGATACCCGAACTGTGGGCAGGCATACAAGCGCTCACTGGGCCGCTGCCGCCCCAGATTGCGCCGGGCACGGCCGTTCCCCACCGGTTCGATGTGGTGGTGGCGAACCTGTACAACTCGCCGACGGATTTCCCTTCCGGCCCGGCGCCGATGTCTGTCAGCGAGTCCGAGATCGACGCCATGCTGGCCGATGCCGCCGACTGGTGGTCGGAACATACCGGACTGGATTTCGACTTTTCTACCGCCACCAGCTACGCCGCTATCAACTCCAGCTGTGACACCCTGGAAGGCGACGCCCTAGTAGCCGTCGGCTTGTCGCGAGGGGACCTGGGGCCATATCTCGGCACCGGCCGCGACCTTCTTATTCTCCAGGTCAATCGCGGATGCGGTGGATATGAAGGTGTAGCTCTAAATGTGCCTAGCCCCCCAAGCGTGTTTTCGGGCGGTGCTTTTGAGGTGGTCATCAGGAACTTCTATGACGCTGCCAGGAATCAGCGGCGTCATGCGGCGGTGCTGGCCCACGAGTTTGGCCACACCATTGGGTTGGGTCACTCGAACCTGCTTGATTGCACAAACGTGACACTGCTTGGTGACGACCAAGTGGGCCCATCGTGGGACGGAACCCACATTACGGACAGCAGTTGCACCCCGCTCGGGTACGGCGATACCTACACAGTCATGGGCGACTTTGGCGGGGACTTCAACCTGCAGGACGTTGGTCTCACAGTGGCGCAGCGCTGGTGGTTAGGTGTGACCTGGCATGGGCATGGCGCCGTGTTCGTTGATGAGGCCAGTAGTGACCAGATCGTCACCTTAGCGCGGGCCGACCAGACCGGCGGTGATCTCCCCAAGGGCGTTGTGATTCCACAAAACCCTGGACTAGGTATTGAGAAGGCAATATCCCTCGAATACCGACCGCGCGGACCGAACCCAACTCAGCTGCCGGGTATCTACCTGGTGAGTTTTTCTGACACCGAAATGCGCCGTCTTACGCCGGCTGGGGCCAAGGCCGGTGACTTGGCTACCCGTCCCCATTTGCCGCTTCGGCCTGGTGACATGTACGTCTCGGCCGATGGCGCCGTGCGAATCGAGACGGTGTCAGTCGGGGGCACCTCGGCCCAGGTTCGCCTGCGTGTCAACGCCCCGGGACTAAGGGGCGCCCTGTCCATCCACAAGGACGGTGATACTTTGACCGCGGTGCTGGGTTATTCGGCCGGCAAGGCCACTTCCGTGGAATACCAGTGGTTCCGTAACGGTCAGCCTATCTTAGGGGCCTCGCAACAGACCTTCACTCCCTCACTGCCGGATCCGAACGCTGTGTTCCGGGTTGAGGCGACCTCAAGCGGGTCCGGGATTGGCCCGACCACCCGCACCAGCAGGGGGATTATCCTTGACGACCATCGCTTCACCACTGCCGGCACATCGGTGACCTCTCTCATACTTGACCAAAACGGCCAGCCGGTCGACTGTCCGGGCCAAATGGCCTTTGCGATCCGAACCACCTCGGGCCTGCTAGTTGACACGAGAGAGGTTTGGGTCACCCAATACCCGCAGCCCGGCACCTGTCGGGCCTACGTCACGACTGGACTGACCGGCGTTTTTGCTATCACTGCCGAAATTCGGCGTGACCCGCAGCCGGCGACCTACTGGCAGTCGCTTTCGGCTCCAATGATGATTTCCGGTACCGGAAGCCAGGCCGCGCTTTGGCTGCTTGCCGGCGACAGGGACAGCCAATTCGACAGCACTGTTGAATTGCGGGCAGCCGAAGACCGGCCTGTTTTGGCAACTGTTTCGGTCGCTGATGAGGCTGGGCAACCCGCCACCGGTGCGGCGGTCCAATTCACCTTGCCCCCCGGCCTGGTGGCAACGCCAGCGTCAACCGTGACTGGAAGCGACGGTCTGGCTAGCGCCCAGGTGACTTGGGACCACAGCGTCCCGCCGCCGCTGTCCTGTTCAGACATGAGCGTCGAAGCGTCGGTGGCGGGCCACGGGGTTGTTGCTGGCAGCCCGGCCTCGCTGTACGTCTGTGGCGGCACGCAGGGGCGTCTGCAGGCCTGGTACGAAGGCCAGACCACAGCCGTTGCCGATGGTGAAGACCCGGTGGTCGTCCACATGCGCATTTGGGACGAGAATGGCCAACCAATTACCAACCGGGCCGAAGCTCTTAAGGCGGCGTTCATAGAACCGCCAGACGGCAGCGGCTGGTCGGTAATCGAACAGTGTGGAATCCCCCACCCGAATAGCGTCTCTTGTGAACCTCCGGTCTGGAATGAGGCGCAACAGGACTATTCGGTTGTTTTCACCTCCCTCAACGTTGTCGCTGGGAGAATCGAAGTCACCCTCGAGTGGGAAGGCGCGCGATACCAGGTTGAATTGGCCACCAAGACAAGATTCGTCGCTGGTCCGCCGGTCAAAATAGCCGGTGGATACTCTCCCGGCGGGGTGGTCTACGCCAGTGCCGGTGGTCTTTGCGACGACGGCGCTGCAGCCGAAGCCAGTCTCCAGGCTGTCGCGGTCGACGCCAATTGGAATTCAGTCTCCCGCGGCAACAATCGCATCCGGTTCAGCCTTCCGACGGGCTCACCTTTGGTGTTTAGAAGTGACCCAGAGCCATTGCCCGGCGGGTGGAGCAATGACTACCGCGTGGACGTGACCTCACCGGTTGCCGGAACCTACGAGGTCTTGGCGAGCACGGCGGATGGTTCGTTGAGTTGGACGCTGCCGCTGACTTTCGAGGACGGCGCACCTGATCCAGATACCTCATCGGTCACAGTCAGTCAGGGCACCCGCCTGGCCAACGGCCGCGAGTCGCACGAGGTCAGCGTTGAACTCCAAAGCGTCTGTCACGTGCCAATCACTGGCAATTCCACCGCACCCAAGCTGCGGCTTGAGGCCAGAGACGCCGGCAGTGGTCTGATAGAGCCTGCGGTCTCCTCGACTTCGTTCAGCTGGGATGCCACAACTTCCACCTACCGAGCCGCAATCACCTCGATGAAACCGGGGATATTCAGTCTGGCCGTTGACCACGTCAAGACGCCGTGGATGCCTCCGGGTCCTGAAGAAGGAGTGATTCGGGTCAACTCGACTCCAGTGCAGGTGGAGTTTGGGCCGGTGGGGGTTGACCCGGATAGGTCGACCCTGGTGATAGACGCACCGGGTGCCAGAGTCGCTGGGGTCGAGGACCAGACGGCCATTGTCACTATTCGCGATGCCGATGGTTGGCTGATCATTGGGGCTGGTAGTCAGGTTGACGTGACTTTGACCTGGCAGTTGGTGGCCGATCCAAGCTATTCAGACTCCACCACTGTCACCACGGAAAACGGCGTGGCCACAATCGCCTTCACGGACGCTAAAGCTGGCTTGTACGACGTCAGTGCCAGTGTAAATGGCGCGGAGGTGGGCGGTTCACCTCAGCAGGTCAGGTTTGTACCTGGTCCACCAAACTCTGCGGTGTTGATCACCTCGCCTGGTAGCAGCGTGCCGGCCGACGGGACCAGTCCGCACCTCGGCGAAGTTGCACTGGCTGATCAATTCGACAACCCGGTGGCAGATGCCGCCGTCGAGTTCACGGTGTCTGGTTCGGCTCAGATTGTTGGGGCCGCGTCACCGGGTAACAGCTTGGTTGTTGCGTCTTCAGATCTGGGGATTGCCGCCGTTGAGGTAACCGATGCGACTGCCGAGCTGGTTGAGCTGACTGCCCTGCTGCC